Below is a genomic region from Rickettsiales bacterium.
AAGACCGCGCCGGAAATCGACCAGCGCTGGATTCTGGAACATTCGGCTGACCGCACGCCGTATATCTGCCAGGCACAGTCGGTCAACCTGTTCCTGCCGCCCGATATCCATAAGCGTGATCTGCACCTGCTGCATTTCAATGCGTGGAAGAAGGGTATGAAGAGTCTGTATTACTGTCGCTCCACCTCCATGCAGCGCGCAGAAAAAGTGTCGCATAAAGTTGCCGGTAACGGCCTGCAGCTGGAAATGTCACTGGTCAAGAAACAGACTTCCGCCATCTATAAACAGGATGAGAAGTACGAAGAATGCCTCGCTTGCCAGTAATGGCAGGCGGGCATATCGTTTTACCCGGTATTTTGGTGTAATAAGAACGGAGATGAATATGGCGACAGTACTTGCTCCACGCTCTGAGGAACGGACTTTCAAACGCTGGAATTATACAGTTTCCGGCTGGTTTTCCAGTCCACATGAGCTAGAGGAGCGCCCGGGAGTATTTGTGATAGCAACGGAGGATTTCAAGCTGCCGTTCGTGCTTGATGTCAGCGAATCCGACAATGTGAAATTCTGCGTGCTGAATCATCCGCGCCGTACATTATGGAGGCGCAATGCACTCGGGGGCATATTATATGCCGCCATTTATACCGAAGACGGGGAATCGCCCTTTTTAAGCGGGTTTCAGCGTAAGAATATCGAGCAGCATATCCGCAACTTTGAACAGCCGGTTTTCGGCTCCGACGATCTGTTTAGCGGCCCCGCCCTCTGAACAATAAGCACTTAAGGTTATGCCAAAGGAGGCGTAGCCGACCCCTTTAGAGGGGGCAGCGTAAGCGAGGGGGCGAACTAAGCTCGCCCCCTCTAACAAAAGGAAAAGACTATGTCGTTACTGGATGCACCCCATATTTATAAACCGTTCGCTTACCCCTGGGCCTATGAAGCCTGGCTGATGCAGCAGCGTATTCACTGGCTGCCGGAAGAAGTGCCGTTGGCGGACGACGTAAAAGATTGGAAGACCACCCTGAAGCCGGAAGAAAAGCATCTGCTGACCCAGATTTTCCGTTTCTTCACGCAGTCGGACATCGAAGTGAATAACTGCTATATGCGCCATTATTCGCGTGTGTTCAAGCCGACCGAAGTGCAGATGATGCTGGCGGCGTTCTCCAACATGGAAACGATCCATATCGCAGCCTATTCGCATCTGGTCGATACGCTCGGCCTGCCGGACGATGAATATCAGGCGTTCCTAAAATATAAGGAAATGAAGGATAAATTCGACTACATGCAGCAATTCGGCACGGAAAGCAATGACGCTATCGCCCGGACACTCGCGGCGTTCGGCGCGTTCACGGAAGGGCTGCAGCTGTTCGCGTCGTTTGCGATCCTGCTGAACTTCCAGCGCTTCGGCAAGATGCGCGGCATGGGCCAGATCGTGGCCTGGTCCGCACGTGATGAAACACTGCATACGGAATCCATCATCCGCCTGTTCAAGACGTTCGTGTCGGAAAACCCGGAAATTGAACATAATGCTTTGAAGAAAGACCTGTACAAAATCTGCGATACAATCGTCGGTCTGGAAGATAACTTCATCCAGCTTGCATTCGGTGTCGGCGGCATTGAAGGCCTGACGGCGGAAGAAGTGAAACTTTACATCCGCTACATCGCAGATCGTCGCCTGCTGCAGCTGGGTCTTGAGCCGCTCTATAAGGTCAGCAAGAACCCGCTGCCGTGGATGGACGAAATCCTCAACGGCGTCGAGCATACGAACTTCTTTGAAAACCGCGTGACGGAATATACCAAGGCCGCCACCACCGGTACCTGGGAAGAGGCGTTTGCGTAAGCGACGATATGCCTGTAAGAAAGGGCTGCCAGGAGAGGCAGCCCTTTTCGTATGGAGCATTCGCTGATGAAAAAACCTTTCCATCGTTTCCTGCGCGGTGATCTGCCGCTCAACCGTATTGAAGCGCTGAGCGACGGCGTGTTCGCGATTATCGTGACGCTGCTCGTGCTGGACCTGAAAACTCCTGAACTGCATGATCCTAAGAGTGTTATGGAACTCTGGCATAGCTTGCTGGCGCAGGCGCCACGTTTCCTGAGCTGGCTGATCAGTTTTGTTATTGTCTGTAAATTCTGGCTGAACCATCATCATTTATTGCGGCTCGCGCGTAGTGCCGATTACGGCATGATTTGGCTGAATTCTATCTTTTTGATGTTTCAGTCTTTTGTTCCGTTTCCGACCGCTCTGATGGGCTCTTATCCGGACAATGCGCTCGCGGTAAGCTTTTTCGGCTTGGTGATGGCGTTCAATACGCTGTTGTTTATTGGGCTTAAAGCCTATATAGTGCGCCGCCGGATAAAACCGGAAATGGCGGAATTCCATGTTCCGGGCATTGTCGCACTATCGTTTGTCGGACCGGCGGGATATCTGTTAGGGGCTGCTTTCGCATGGTGGAACGTTGCAGCCGCCTTTGTATTTTACGTGGTAACGCCGTGGTTCTTTATCGTTCCGCCTCAGGAAACCCGTAGAGCGTAATACCACAACTAAACGAGATACATAAATGCTTGCTATAAATGATCTGACTTACCGCATTGCCGGGCGAACGCTGCTGGAAAAAGTGACGGTGAATATTCCTGCTGGTCACCGCGTAGGTCTGGTGGGGCCGAATGGGACAGGGAAGTCCACGCTATTTAAATTGATTTCCGGTGAATTGCAGGCTGATGGCGGCGATATCACGATGATCCGTGGCGCAACGATGGGCATGGTGCGTCAGGACCTGCCGGATGATGATACGACCCTGATCGATGTCGTGCTGGATTCCGATAAGGAACGCGCCAGCCTGCTCAAGGAGGCCGAGACAGTAGAAGATCCAGACCGTATGGGCTATATCTATACGCGTCTGGAAGAAATCAATGCATATGATGCCCCCGCGCGCGCAGCGACCATTCTCGCTGGCCTGGGGTTTGATGAGCAGGCGCAGAACAGTCCGATTTCCGATTTCTCCGGCGGCTGGCGCGCGCGTGTCGCGCTGGCAGCGGCGCTGTTTCTGGAGCCGAATCTGTTGCTGCTCGACGAGCCCACGAACCATCTGGACTTCGAGGCAATGATCTGGCTGGAAAATTATCTGGCGCGTTACCCGCATACAATGATTATCATCAGCCATGACCGTGATATATTGAACAAGACGGTCAGCCATATCCTGCATCTGGAAGACCGCAAGCTCGTAAGCTATACGGGTAACTATGATCAGTTCGAGCGTCGCCGCGCTGAACGTCTGCTGAACCAGCAGGCGCTGCATGAAAAGCAGCAGGCGCAGAAGGCCAAGATGATGGAATTCGTCAATCGCTTCAAGGCGAAGGCGAGCAAGGCGCGTCAGGCACAGAGTCGCCTGAAGATGATCGAGAAGATGGATATTGTCGATGCGGTGATGGCCGAGCGCGTGACATCATTCACCTTTCCCGACCCGCCAGAAATGAGTTCGCCGCTGATCACATTGGAAGATGTGGATGCAGGGTATGAAAAAGCTAAGCCGGTCTTGAAGAAACTCGGCCTGAATATTGATATGGATGACCGCATCGCGCTGCTCGGCGCGAACGGTAACGGTAAATCGACGCTGGTGAAATTGATCTCCGGACGTCTGCCGCCCCAACACGGGCAGATACTGAAATCAGGCAAATTGAAGATTGGCTATTTCGCACAGTTCCAGACAGACGAACTGGATGTGGCTCTGACACCCTACGAGGTCATGCAGGAAGCGATGAAAGACAGGCCGCAATCGAAAGTACGCGCGGCGCTGGGCAACTTCGGCTTCGATAAGCATAAGGCGGATACGAAGATCGGCGAACTTTCCGGCGGTGAAAAAGCACGTTTGCTATTCTGCCGTATGAGCTTCGACGCGCCGCATATCATGCTGCTGGACGAACCGACGAACCATCTTGATATGGATGCGCGCGAAGCATTGACGCAGGCGCTGAACAACTACAGGGGAGCTGTCATCCTCGTGAGCCACGACCCGCATCTGGTGGAGCGTGTGGCGGACCGTTTATGGCTGGTAGCGGACGGCACCTGCAAACCTTATCACGAGGATCTGGAAGCCTACAAGCAATTAGTGGTGCAGCAGCGCCGCAAGGAGAGGGAAGCCGCAAAGAAAGAGGCCAAGGGTAAAAAACAAAAATCCTCTGCGCCGAAAAACGATGCGGATGCGGTTGAACGTAAGGTAGCGGAGCTTCTGGAGAAGAAAGATGCCATGGAAAACGAAATGGCAGTATGCTGCACGCAGGATAATCCCAGCCAGTTGAAGCGGCTGGAGAAGGCTTATGAACAGCTTAAGAAAGAACTGGAAGCAGCGGAAGCAGAATGGGCGGCATTGCTGTAAAAAATAAAAGGGGGCGATGAACGCCCCCTTCATTCTGTATCCGATTCTTCTAGTGAATCGGAATCACAATATTCAGTGATGACGGCGGCGGCGCTACGTAAACCGGACGCGGCTGGACGTAGACCGGGGCAGGCTGGACATAAACCGGAGTCGCCGGGTATTCCATGTAATAATTGTCGCGGTAGACATGATGATGGTGATGCCACTCACGTTCATGCCAGCCGTAGTGATGTCCATGGTCGTGGTGCTCATCATGATCGTCATGATCAGCCAGGGCGGCAAATGGAACGGCTGGAATCAGCATTGCAGCAAGCAGACCGCCCAATAAATATTTACGCATATAGACCTCCTATGGTTCGCAAAAACTACGTATAATATATAATAAACTATATTACAGTAATTGCTACGCAGGATTACAAAAGCGTAATGTTAGCTAACGGCCATTCAACCCATGATTTGTGCGGGTTTCCCGCTATGGGACAGATCGCTTCCTAAGTTGAGTGAACGTGCAGGAATCTTATTCACCAGAGCACTGGAAGAGCGGGTAAAAGCGGTTTTACTGTTGTCTGTAGAATCGTGCGACTCTTGCCCATGCAGCGTGCTGTCATTGGCTGCCTTAAGGTTTATCCCATGCATGTCTTTCAGGGCTGAGTTTAACATTGCATCCAGTTCTTTGGCAAAAGCATCATCCGTTAAGGAAGCTGCCCGTTGCGGCTCCATCACGGTAATATGTTCCTTATCGCCGGGAGTGATGCTGGCATTAATTTCACGTCCGTTGCCGAGATTCATGGCAATATTGTCGTAACGGTATAGATCCGTCATGAGATGGGTGTAGACTTTGCCGTAGTCAGTTTTCATATTGTCACTGAGAAACGCGGCAGTATCCGCAATAGCTTGCGGAATATTCTGCGGCGGTACTCTGGCAAGCATGTCGCTTGCATAGGCAAAGATTTCTTCCTTATCGAGCTCTTTCTCGCCGAATGGAGCAAAGAGACGGCTTATAAGCCCTCCCATCAGCACGGCACCGGCAAGGCCGCCGATATAATCACGCTTGCCGTTTTTATCTTTCTTGAAGTTACCGACGGCCAGGGTGCCTGCCGCACCGGTTTCAATCAGTGAACTGAGACGGAAAACATATTTCTCACGAAAACGATCAAGCGCAGTGGAAGGGTGAGGGTTATAAGGATCAGGCACTTTGGCAAAAAAGCCTGTCGTTTTACCGACCAGGTACGTGATGCCGGTCAATAAATTGGTGGTATCTTTATTGCGCGCGGCCTGAATTGCACCACCGATATTACCGGCTTTAAACTGCTCTCCCGCAGCCTTCCAGTTTTTGATGGGAATCACCATTGCGAGTGAGCCCATATAGCGCAAGCCGATCTCGCCGATACGTACGGAGTGCTCTCGCATAAAGCCATTGAATCGTTGCCCGACAGTCTTGGAAGTTTCCGGCTCGGCCCTCACTGCGGCATGGTCTTCATTAAGATCGGGAGCAATTGCGCTTTCGGGAAGATGTTCAGCGAGGACTTTATTGATATGTTGTTTGAGATAGGCAAGCCGGTAAGGGTCTTCGCTTTTCTGGCCGCCAAACTTGGCATTGACATAACTGGCCGCAAAGTTAAGGCTGGCAAATGCCATTTTATCCGTAGCAATGCCGCCGGGTTTTCGCCATGCCGACCATAAGTTCATACTCTGGCCGATATTGCTCATCATGCCGCGCATTTTCCAGGGCTGCAAATGATGTTCTGCTTCCCGCAGCGTGACGGGCGAGCCGGAAGAGCGCAATAATGCCATCATGGCATCGGGAGCTTTGGTGCCATGCGTGACGAGTACCGGATTACCATGAATTACCGTTTCTGCGACGATGGTCTGATCGACTTGGTTTGAAGTCAGCCATTTTTCCAGCTCACCCCGGTCTTGCGCCGTCCTTGCATGGAAAAAACTAAGATTGCCATTGGAAACGGGGACAAACTCCACAGTAGCGATCGCAGAGGAAGGATTCGTAACATTGTAAACGGCCATAAGTTTTGGTCCGCCAGTGATTTATTATCTGTACAAAACATTCTATCAATAATGATTTATTGTTTCTATACGAAATACTATGAGACCGGAAATCTTCATGAAACTGTAACAACTAACCTGTTAATTTAAGTTAAAAAGTTTGCTTGATATAATTACTTATAGTTGTGGTTACGAAAGAGCGGGGAAAAGCAGATCACTACAATATATAGTAGGTAAAGCGGGAAAAACCGGTGCTTTTACGCCATAAGGGGCTTATAAGGAGAGCATAAATTCCCGTTTAAATAGTAAATGTAGGGGAAAATAAGATTAGGACTTGCGTGTCGAAAGAAAAGTCGTCACAGATAGTAGCCCAGTGTGAGTAACCTAAGTTATAAACGTAGCGAGGGTAGCGAATGGCAAGAGTACGCCGAGCAGTAATCGCGGGAATGATCGCCAACGGACTCGCATGGTATAATTTCACGCTGTACGGTTATTTTGCCCCTCTGATAGGCAAGTTCTTTTTTCCCGGTCATGACAAAGACGCACATCTGATAGCGGCATACGGCGTGTTCGCGGCTGGTTTCCTGATGCGCCCTGCCGGCGCGGTTGTATTCGGCATGCTTGGTGACCGGTATGGACGTAAATTTTCCCTTGCGGCGGCCATTTTAATTATGGCGGTAAGCACGGCCCTTATTGGGATATTGCCTACCTATGAGGCTATAGGCATCGCTGCCCCCATATTGCTGACCATAATCCGGTTGCTGCAGGGCGTGGCGCTGGCGGGGGAATATAGCGGTGCAATGGTCTTTACCGTTGAACATGCTCCCATTCATAAACGCGGGTTTGCCGGAAGTTTTACGGTAGTAAGCTTGTGCGCGGGAATGTTGCTTGGGTCGCTGACGGCGATGGTGCTATCGGCGACGCTGAATCAGCAGGATTTTGAGAGCTGGGGATGGCGTATTCCGTTCCTGCTCGGTTTGTGCAGCGCCTTCATGGCATTATACATTGCCTATCATACAGAAGAAACGCCGCATTACGAACAGGCCAAACAGGAAAGCAGGCTTTCCGGTGCGCCGCTCAGCCAGGTGATGAAAGGGCATTTCGTGAGTTTGCTGCGCGGTATAGGGATATATTTCTCCGTGACCGTGCCTTTTTATACGCTGACCGTCTACAGCACAGGATTCATTTCACACGGATTAGGTCTATCGCTGGAAAAAACCTATATCATTAATTCGATCAGCATGGTCATGCTGGTAATATTGCTGCCCTTAACCGCATACTTAAGCGATAGATACGGTCGTAAATTGGTCCTGATGCGCACGACGATTGCCTTCTTCGTCACGGCATTGCCGATCTTCTGGCTGATGGAGCATGGAGGTTTTTTCTGTGCGCTGGTGGCCGATCTCGAATTTACCGTTGTCACGGCATTTTATATTAGCAGTATTCCGGCACTGCTGGTCGAGTTGTTTCCAACCGATGTACGTTATACCGGCATGGCATTATCCTATAACGTGGCGGCGGTGCTGGGCGGATTTGCGCCCATGATTGAAGCCTGGCTGGTCGAATTGACAGGCAGCAGGCTTTCAGTTGCGGTCTGCATCATGCTTTGCGCAGCGATTTCCTTTGTCGCCTTCCTGGGATATCGCGACCATTATAAGCAGCAGCTGCGGTAATAAAAACAAGCCGATGAGAATATCAATAATCTCACGAGCTTATAATTTTTCATATTTTTATTAAAAAACCCTATTGACCTCGAGTGCACTCGAAGTTTTAGGCTGAACTTACCGTTAACAAAGAAACTGAGAAAAGGGTAAGGATATGTTAGCCACAAGGAACAATAATCACAATATAAAGAAAATCTGCAGGAGCGTAGCTAGTGTGTTGCTGATGGCAGGCATAGCGGCCTGCTCATATCACCAGACCACGGAGGAGCAGGACAGGGCAGCCCGTTCGGCAGCAATACACTGGCCGCAGCAGTTTACGCCTGATTCAGCCGTTGTATTTGCCCATAACCAGATTCATATAGAGGCCGCCTGCCCGCAAGTATGGTCTTATCTGGTAAACGCAACGGGGTGGCCGCAATGGTATTCCAATGCCGCGAATGTGCATATAGCAGGTGATGATACGTTATTGCACGACAATAGCGCATTCACATGGGATACATTTGGATTACATGTAAAAAGCCGGGTACAGGAATTCGCTGTGAATGAGAGACTTGGCTGGTCCGGTAACACAGCCGATATTGCTGCTTATCATACATGGCTGCTGACTCCGGATACCAAAGGGTGTGAGGTTATAACGGAAGAAGTGGTAAAGGGGGCCGGGGCCGTGGCTATGAAAGCAAAACATCCGGACGGAATGCATAAAGGGCATGATTTGTGGTTAAACAGCCTGAAGAAGGTGGTCGAACAAAATCAATAGCAGAACGGGAAACAGTATGAAAATCGGAGAGCTTGCAAAACAATCCGGGCTGACAGTCCACACGATTCGCTATTACGAGCGTATAGGCCTGCTGCCTTATGCGGTAAGGGATAAGTCGCGGCAGCGGGATTACGATGTCTCCATCCTGGGCTGGATACAGTTTCTGAATCGCCTCAAGATGACGGGGATGCCGATCCGTGAGATTTTGGAATACGGGAACCTTCGCGAACGTGGAGCGGAAACAGCGGCACAAAGGCAGGAAATGCTAAAGCGGCATAAGAAACGCATTGAGCATCAAATGGCGGAACTGGAGGCAAGCCTTTCTGCACTGGATGTAAAAATTGCATTATACGACGATATTATAAGAAAAGGGAAATAGACGATGACGAATGATGAAAGCCGTTACGCAAGAGGTTTACGGGCATTGGAAGAAATCGACGGCGAAGCCGGCAAGAACGTGATTGCGGCATTGGCAGATATTGCACCGGATTTTGCGCGTTACGTGATCGAATTCCCATTCGGTGATATTTATTCCCGTCCTGGAATGAATGCACGTGACCGCGAGATCGCTACCATTGCGGCGCTGACTGCGATGGGCAATGCCGTGCCACAGCTTAAGGTGCATATCGCTGCAGGGCTGAATGTGGGTCTGACCCGGGAGGAAATTACCGAAATTATGATACAAATGGCGGTGTATGCCGGGTTCCCGGCAGCCTTGAATGGGCTGTTTGCGGCGAAAGAAGTATTTGATTCTAATAAATTATCATGAGCTATTGCAGTAAGTGTGTAAAAAACATACACTTATAGTTGCATGAATATTATCAAATGCAGAAGACATAACAACGAAACAATAACTTCGATTCAGTCAGGTTTTACTCTGATTGAGCTAAGTATTGTACTGGTGATTATTGGATTAATTGTCGGAGGCATTCTGGCGGGGCAGGAGCTTATTCGCAGTGCTGAACTGCACTCCATCGTTTCGCAGAAAGCCCAATATTCCATTGCCATGAATGCGTTTCGTAACAAATACGGATGCCTGCCGGGCGATTGTGCAACGGCAACACAGTTGTTTGGCGTGCTACGGGGCAATACGTCGGATAATTATACAAGCAGCTGTTATGGTAATAACGGCGGCACGAACGGTACCGACACCTGCAACGGTGACGGAGATGGCCATATATGTTCTGCATTCGGCATTTATTATACAGCAGTTACTTGCAATGAAGGAATATTGGCCTGGCAGCACTTGGCCAGCGCCGGCATGATAGAGGGTAATTATTCGCCCTATGAGCAGGCAGGTGTCAGCACGAATCCCTACGAAGTCGTAGGCGGTAACATACCTGCAGCCAAAGCGAAAGCCAAAACGGGCTATTCCATTTCTTTTATCTGCATGAACAACGGCTATTTCTTTGATAACGGTCATTGCGCGCATACTTTTATTTATGGTGCGCAGGATCCCGTTAATGACGATAATTATATCGGTGAAGCCGCATTTCCTGCTTTGAGTGCCATGGATGCCTACAGGATAGATAAAAAAATAGATGACGGTTCGCCTGCCCGGGGCACGGTGACGACGTTTACCAATAATGGCTATTTCCAGAATGCCTGTTCGACAACAGACGGTCCGACGATCACCGCTTCTACCCAGTATCCTATTTCAGTTACAAACGCACCGACATGCGCATTAATGTTTACTGCCGACGGATTCTAAGTTCTATAATACGCGAACAATACCCGGATAACCCATATCCGGGCTTCCATGGCCGACCCTGTCGAAATTGCGATCCTGCTGTTCGGGGCGTTGGTGATCATTACTGATGTGATCGTGAACACGGTGATAGTAATTAGGATGAAAGCAATTCATATAAGCATTGCTGGCATTCTGATTGCAGACATGATGGTCGCCGTGATGCGCGTCGCAATGGTGGTGATGGTGTGTAGTATGCTGATGCCCAGCTTTCATAAGTGCTCTTGCCATATTTATCTCCTTTTTAAGTTATTAAGCGCATTAATGCGCCAAACCGTTAAGTCCCGGAAACAGGACGATCAGCGAACTAGCCATACCGGACACTGCAATAGCCAATACAATCAATCCGAAAACCTTTTCTGTCACTAGCAGCCCCTGTGCGCCCACTAATCTTGTGATGGGATTGGCAAGGAAATTAAATGCAACAATCACAAGCGCATTCAGTAATATGGCTATGGCGGCGGGTATATACACAGCGTTATATTCGCTGCTCCAGCTAATAATGATGGATAATACCCCTGGCCCTGCATACATGGGGAACCCAAGTGGAACGATGCCGATTTCCGAAGGGGTGGGAACTCGCCATAAAGGCACGGTGCTCGCGCTTGCCACTTTCATATTGGAGGCCGCGTGGTAGAGTTTTTCCGGTGGTGGATGTTGTTGCTCCGACTCCGGTTTAATATGTCCTGTTGCATCCACGCCCGCTTTATCTTTTTCCGGGGTAGGGGCGTTCATCATCTTCCATCCGATAGTGGCAATGACTGCCATGCCTGCTGCCCTGAGGGCTGCCACGCTGATACCAAAAAATTTTAAAAGCGCATTCCCAGCAAAAAGTGCAATGAGGCCCGCAATGACATAAGTGGTAGCAAGTATCAGGGTGGTTTTATTCTGTTCTTTGACGGTTTGCCCCTTCGTTGCTGCAACGAAAACCGGCAGTCCCGCGATGGGGCCGGTAATGGCAAAAAGCCCCACAGCCATAGTAAGGAAAGAGGGGGAATTCATAACAGCGCCTTATAAAACGACAAGGGAGGCCCCGGTGCGAGGCCTCCCTGTGTCAGCCAGATTAACGATTACCCGAAGAGTTATCGTTCTTATGGCTTTGGCTTTGCTGGCCGCCGGGTTTCTGGGTGGTTTCATTGCGTCCGGCAGTGTTGTCGGTACGGCCCTTCTGGTTCTGGTTATTACCGGAAACGTTTGAACGCTGATTATCGGATTGATTCTGATTAGGCATAATTTCCTCCCTAATAAAATGAAACTATTCGTATGCATACGAATTAGCCTACCAATAGTAGGAAAAGCAGAGTGTATTTACGATAGAGAAGCTTTGCGGTTTTAATCAAGAGATGATAAAGAACGCGGGTTTTTCCCGTATTCTTTGCTCACTTTCGTAAATTCCGCGCCGAAATAAAGAATTTGTGCGGAATAATAGACCCAAATCAGGAATACTACGAAGGAGCCTGCTGCACCGTAGGTGGAATGTACGGCGCTATGGCTGATGTAAAAGCTGATAAGCCATTTGCCTGCATCGAAAAGCAATGCCGTCAGTAAAGCTCCCCACCAGACATCCCTGTAGCGTATGTCCGTATCGGGAAGCAGCCGGAATATAGCAGCGAAAAGCAGGACATTGATCCCAAGCGATAGCAGCCAGCCCGCAACCAGAGCGACATAGGAGAAACCGGGAACATAAAGGATAAAATATTGCGTGACGATATGCAGGAGCATCGTAATCAGCAGGGACGTAAGCAACAGGAATCCCGTTCCCAGAATCATAGCAAAGGAAACAAAACGGGCAGCGATAATATGCCATAGCGGCATATTTTTCGGGGCAGGGACATGCCAGATAGTATTAAACGCATCCTGCAGTTCGGAAAACACACCCGATGCGCCCACGAACAGAATTACAAGGCTTAATATAGTCGCAAGCACACCATTTTCGTTGTTCTGGGAGTGCATCACAATAATGGAAATAATATCGGTTCCGTCCTTGCCGATGAGCTGCTCCATCTGCTGGCTTAAATGCCCGGTCAGAACATCTCGCGTCCAGAAAACCTCGCCAAGCTCGAAAAAGAGAATAAGCAGCGGGCCGATAGAAAGCGCGCTGTAAAAAGCCAGAGCTGCGCCCAGACGTGGGCAGTTATCTTTCAGCCATTCCTGTACGGTACGTTTTAGAATTGTGAAAACCGTCGTCACAGTTACAGGATTTCCTTGATCTTCGCGATGGAGTAATTAGCGGCTTGCGAGAGTTTGATATGTGGCGGAATGATTTTTTCGGTCTCATCTATCACAACGTCGACAATAAAAGGTTTGGCGCTTTTCATACCTTGCGTGATGGCGTTTTCCAGATCCTGCGCCTCCGTTACCTGCATGCCGTCGCCGCCGCAAGCACGAGCAAATGCAGCAAAGTCCGGATTATGAAGGGAGGTCTGAGTTTCCGGCATCCCTCTGGCTTCCTGTTCGATCCGTATCATGCCAAGGCGTTTGTTATTGAAGATGACGAAAACAATCGCGAGCCCATACCGCACGGCGGTCGCGAAATCCGCCATAAGCATGGTGAATCCGCCATCGCCGGTAATAGCGATCACTTGGCGTTTGGGATAGGCAAGCTTTGCGCCGATCGCGGCACCTAAGCTGAATGCCATGGTCGCAAGCATGCCGGAGATGATAAAACGTTGACCGGCTTTAATCGAGAGATAGCGTGCGGCCCATGCGGTCACTTCGCCGGTATCGCACACAAAAATGGCATTCTCCGTAGCGAGTTCGCCGATCAGATGGGCAAGGCGCTGCGGTTTAATGGGAACGGACAAATCCGTAACTTCACGCTGCACCTGTTCTTTCCAGCGTTTCGTTTCATCCTGCATCTGCTGGAGGAAACGCTTGTCGGTCTTAGGCTCCAGACGCTCAAGCAGCTTGTCGATAACGGCACCGCTGTCGCCCGCGATGGCAATATCCACCGGCATATGTTTGCCAAGCTGGCATGGATCAAGGTCAATCTGGATAATTTTTGCATGGCGCGGAAGAAAATCCGCATAGGGAAAATTTGTGCCAATCATAATAAGCGCATCGCAGCGCTCGATCGCTTTCATGGCGGGCTTCACACCTAGCATTCCCAGCCCGCCGATAGAGTAGGGGTGAGATTCAGGAAAAAGCTCTTTAGCACGTAGCGCATGAATAACGGGAGCATAAAGACGTTCTGCCAGAGTATAAACCCGCTCCGCCGCTCCATTGCATCCCAAGCCTGCCAGAATAACAACCCG
It encodes:
- a CDS encoding ABC-F family ATP-binding cassette domain-containing protein, yielding MLAINDLTYRIAGRTLLEKVTVNIPAGHRVGLVGPNGTGKSTLFKLISGELQADGGDITMIRGATMGMVRQDLPDDDTTLIDVVLDSDKERASLLKEAETVEDPDRMGYIYTRLEEINAYDAPARAATILAGLGFDEQAQNSPISDFSGGWRARVALAAALFLEPNLLLLDEPTNHLDFEAMIWLENYLARYPHTMIIISHDRDILNKTVSHILHLEDRKLVSYTGNYDQFERRRAERLLNQQALHEKQQAQKAKMMEFVNRFKAKASKARQAQSRLKMIEKMDIVDAVMAERVTSFTFPDPPEMSSPLITLEDVDAGYEKAKPVLKKLGLNIDMDDRIALLGANGNGKSTLVKLISGRLPPQHGQILKSGKLKIGYFAQFQTDELDVALTPYEVMQEAMKDRPQSKVRAALGNFGFDKHKADTKIGELSGGEKARLLFCRMSFDAPHIMLLDEPTNHLDMDAREALTQALNNYRGAVILVSHDPHLVERVADRLWLVADGTCKPYHEDLEAYKQLVVQQRRKEREAAKKEAKGKKQKSSAPKNDADAVERKVAELLEKKDAMENEMAVCCTQDNPSQLKRLEKAYEQLKKELEAAEAEWAALL
- a CDS encoding ribonucleotide-diphosphate reductase subunit beta — translated: MSLLDAPHIYKPFAYPWAYEAWLMQQRIHWLPEEVPLADDVKDWKTTLKPEEKHLLTQIFRFFTQSDIEVNNCYMRHYSRVFKPTEVQMMLAAFSNMETIHIAAYSHLVDTLGLPDDEYQAFLKYKEMKDKFDYMQQFGTESNDAIARTLAAFGAFTEGLQLFASFAILLNFQRFGKMRGMGQIVAWSARDETLHTESIIRLFKTFVSENPEIEHNALKKDLYKICDTIVGLEDNFIQLAFGVGGIEGLTAEEVKLYIRYIADRRLLQLGLEPLYKVSKNPLPWMDEILNGVEHTNFFENRVTEYTKAATTGTWEEAFA
- a CDS encoding TMEM175 family protein; protein product: MKKPFHRFLRGDLPLNRIEALSDGVFAIIVTLLVLDLKTPELHDPKSVMELWHSLLAQAPRFLSWLISFVIVCKFWLNHHHLLRLARSADYGMIWLNSIFLMFQSFVPFPTALMGSYPDNALAVSFFGLVMAFNTLLFIGLKAYIVRRRIKPEMAEFHVPGIVALSFVGPAGYLLGAAFAWWNVAAAFVFYVVTPWFFIVPPQETRRA
- a CDS encoding SRPBCC family protein; this encodes MLATRNNNHNIKKICRSVASVLLMAGIAACSYHQTTEEQDRAARSAAIHWPQQFTPDSAVVFAHNQIHIEAACPQVWSYLVNATGWPQWYSNAANVHIAGDDTLLHDNSAFTWDTFGLHVKSRVQEFAVNERLGWSGNTADIAAYHTWLLTPDTKGCEVITEEVVKGAGAVAMKAKHPDGMHKGHDLWLNSLKKVVEQNQ
- a CDS encoding MerR family transcriptional regulator, which codes for MKIGELAKQSGLTVHTIRYYERIGLLPYAVRDKSRQRDYDVSILGWIQFLNRLKMTGMPIREILEYGNLRERGAETAAQRQEMLKRHKKRIEHQMAELEASLSALDVKIALYDDIIRKGK
- a CDS encoding MFS transporter, with translation MARVRRAVIAGMIANGLAWYNFTLYGYFAPLIGKFFFPGHDKDAHLIAAYGVFAAGFLMRPAGAVVFGMLGDRYGRKFSLAAAILIMAVSTALIGILPTYEAIGIAAPILLTIIRLLQGVALAGEYSGAMVFTVEHAPIHKRGFAGSFTVVSLCAGMLLGSLTAMVLSATLNQQDFESWGWRIPFLLGLCSAFMALYIAYHTEETPHYEQAKQESRLSGAPLSQVMKGHFVSLLRGIGIYFSVTVPFYTLTVYSTGFISHGLGLSLEKTYIINSISMVMLVILLPLTAYLSDRYGRKLVLMRTTIAFFVTALPIFWLMEHGGFFCALVADLEFTVVTAFYISSIPALLVELFPTDVRYTGMALSYNVAAVLGGFAPMIEAWLVELTGSRLSVAVCIMLCAAISFVAFLGYRDHYKQQLR